In Onychostoma macrolepis isolate SWU-2019 chromosome 04, ASM1243209v1, whole genome shotgun sequence, one DNA window encodes the following:
- the LOC131539436 gene encoding G2/M phase-specific E3 ubiquitin-protein ligase-like isoform X3 encodes MASIEDQTSPPVVEIPIKQILEELATKINSNQTCKFNINCASVLDGAVRGFTRLSYNPNNRMVIRFSDDKGKYEDDIDLGGPRREFLRLLLVALMQSSMFEGKEDSLNLALDSQAIREDRYFIAGRAVAVSLVHGGPAPGCFSKTLFDSLVQGPDMCIPVLDDIADCELYNKIKKVCLKLQYKRFIYLYHHAFSDLLKNVFHYKSHSLV; translated from the exons ATGGCAAGCATTGAGGACCAGAC AAGCCCCCCTGTTGTGGAAATCCCCATCAAGCAAATATTGGAAGAACttgcaacaaaaataaactccaATCAAACCTGCAAGTTTAATATCAACTGTGCATCTGTGCTGGATGGTGCTGTACGGGGATTTACAAGACTGTCATACAATCCAAATAACAGAATGGTGATCAGGTTTTCTGATGATAAAGGAAAGTATGAAGACGATATTGATCTGGGTGGTCCAAGGCGAGAATTTTTACGGCTACTCCTGGTGGCACTAATGCAGTCATCAATGTTTGAGGGAAAAGAGGACAGTCTCAACTTGGCTCTTGATTCCCAAG CAATCAGGGAGGACAGGTATTTCATAGCAGGGAGAGCAGTTGCAGTCAGCCTTGTACATGGAGGACCTGCACCAGGTTGTTTCTCTAAGACCCTATTTGACAGTTTAGTTCAGGGGCCAGACATGTGCATACCTGTCTTGGACGATATAGCTGACTGCGAGCtttataataaaatcaaaaaggTTTGCTTAAAACTGCAGTATAAACGTTTCATTTACTTATACCATCATGCTTTCTCagatttacttaaaaatgtgtTCCATTATAAAAGCCATAGCTTAGTATAA
- the LOC131539436 gene encoding uncharacterized protein LOC131539436 isoform X2 → MPVEGVYQSSGPASEENVTIDLNDQSSTQNSFSVHSITFQSSTRVQSPTRAEFSASSIGAQSSTSSIGAQSSARVQSPTRAEFSASSIVAQSSTRVQFSTSSIGAQSSTRVQSPTRAQFSASSIGAQSSASSIGAQSSTRVQSPTRAQFSASSIGAQSSASGQPCTRHNSQWHNDQSFRSTSWMVIIIPTFPLFGQRLKMRKRMKIFAVP, encoded by the exons ATGCCTGTTGAAGGGGTCTACCAGTCATCAGGTCCTGCTTCTGAAGAGAATGTGACCATTGACTTGAATGACCAGTCTTCCACACAAAACTCG TTTTCAGTTCACAGCATTACTTTTCAGTCCTCCACCAGAGTTCAGTCCCCCACAAGAGCTGAATTCTCCGCCAGTTCCATTGGTGCTCAGTCCTCCACCAGTTCCATTGGTGCTCAGTCCTCCGCCAGAGTTCAGTCCCCCACAAGAGCTGAATTCTCTGCCAGTTCCATCGTTGCGCAGTCCTCCACCAGAGTTCAATTCTCCACCAGTTCCATTGGTGCTCAGTCCTCCACCAGAGTTCAATCCCCTACAAGAGCTCAATTCTCCGCCAGTTCCATTGGTGCTCAGTCCTCCGCCAGTTCCATCGGTGCTCAGTCCTCCACCAGAGTTCAGTCCCCCACAAGAGCTCAATTCTCTGCCAGTTCCATCGGTGCGCAGTCCTCCGCCAGTGGCCAGCCTTGCACAAGACATAACTCACAATGGCACAATGACCAGTCCTTCAGATCTACTTCCTGGATGGTGATTATAATACCTACCTTTCCCTTATTCGGGCAGCGTCTGAAGATGAGGAAGAGGATGAAGATCTTTGCTGTGCCATAA